From the Tachyglossus aculeatus isolate mTacAcu1 chromosome 21, mTacAcu1.pri, whole genome shotgun sequence genome, one window contains:
- the LOC119942730 gene encoding ras-related protein Rap-2c-like, translating to MSAERSSVRVVFFGAAGVGKTALIQRFLAGTFEAQHRRTVEELHCLDYELGRQRPPLRLEIMDTSGSYSFPAMRRLGIRRGDAFALVYSLQEPESFQEVRRLRDEILEAKGRQPCPPILLVGNKSDLAPAGADPRLHLDWGDPHLEASAKLGDNVPALFRQLLLLLHLPGRLSPVLRHRRRRRTFPESSSSSSAQPSGTPAIRKSHSCTVS from the coding sequence ATGTCGGCGGAGCGTTCGAGCGTGCGGGTGGTGTTCTTCGGCGCGGCGGGCGTGGGCAAGACGGCGCTGATCCAGCGGTTCCTGGCGGGCACGTTCGAGGCGCAGCACCGGCGCACGGTGGAGGAGCTGCACTGCCTGGACTACGAGCTGGGCCGCCAGCGGCCCCCCCTGCGCCTGGAGATCATGGACACCAGCGGCAGCTACTCCTTCCCGGCCATGCGGAGGCTGGGCATCCGCCGGGGGGACGCCTTCGCCCTGGTCTACTCGCTGCAGGAGCCCGAGTCCTTCCAGGAGGTGCGCCGCCTCCGGGACGAGATCCTGGAGGCCAAGGGCCGCCAGCCCTGCCCGCCCATCCTGCTGGTGGGCAACAAGAGCGACCTGGCCCCCGCCGGCGCCGACCCCCGCCTCCACCTCGACTGGGGCGACCCGCACCTGGAGGCGTCCGCCAAGCTGGGCGACAACGTGCCGGCCCTCTTCCgacagctgctgctcctgctgcaccTGCCCGGGAGGCTCAGCCCCGTcctccgccaccgccgccgccgccggactTTCCccgaatcctcctcctcctcctccgcgcagCCCTCCGGGACGCCCGCCATCCGCAAAAGCCACAGCTGCACCGTGTCCTAG